From one Pseudomonas sp. S35 genomic stretch:
- a CDS encoding SUMF1/EgtB/PvdO family nonheme iron enzyme, with translation MYKLLGAAVALSLASMAWADEASDKLDNPKPLPDDVSLPLPCEGNMVFRYAYVLAQGTLDDREISLGYPFAEGEAGYQQSFISGYRRDFINGQFTLKDLPKDWSKVIAPLMPRTDAKTPLKPMLYFIGKYEVTARQYAQVMAQAQSLASGEAAPACDAPTGMAGRLPKVKLSRFEAERFSAVYSAWLMKYHRELLPVSGRGSSAEDGGLGFVRLPTEVEWEFAARGGQAVSRQDLEGRLFPRRVEGSESDGPLGDYAVFNQVAGGTGQAARLMPIGTKLPNPIGMFDVIGNAAEMVQESFQLVHAGRRQGTYGGFVVKGGNYLEGEGTLFTGMRREYPLFAADGTEQSNETTGFRVAIGALSAPRSRYKELFAQWQKEGRLASLTDAIDDAQDPTKRLDSIIAASVDPKLQAELGLVNEELKRNVSLIAQQREEAAGNLIQSAALVAETISNYNIRLANLQKSRQQSLDNKDQASAQLFDMAIANGRSALDGAVAIYIDNLATGTRYTDAVIQAQFQRIKEELDRKPVLGKSLVTRATLFVRHVGNYRKQQRADPATILKELLAASGQRS, from the coding sequence ATGTATAAGTTATTGGGCGCCGCTGTGGCGCTGAGCCTGGCTTCAATGGCCTGGGCCGATGAAGCCAGCGACAAGCTGGACAACCCCAAACCGTTGCCGGATGACGTGAGCCTGCCGCTGCCGTGCGAGGGCAACATGGTGTTCCGCTACGCCTACGTGCTGGCGCAGGGCACCCTGGACGACCGCGAAATCAGCCTCGGCTACCCCTTCGCCGAAGGCGAGGCCGGTTACCAGCAGTCGTTTATTTCCGGCTACCGCCGCGACTTCATCAACGGCCAGTTCACCCTCAAGGATTTGCCGAAAGACTGGAGCAAAGTCATCGCGCCCTTGATGCCCAGGACCGATGCCAAGACCCCACTCAAACCGATGTTGTACTTCATCGGCAAGTACGAAGTGACCGCGCGTCAATATGCCCAGGTGATGGCTCAGGCGCAGTCCCTGGCCAGCGGTGAAGCGGCGCCGGCCTGCGATGCGCCGACCGGCATGGCCGGGCGTTTGCCCAAGGTAAAACTGTCGCGGTTTGAGGCCGAGCGGTTTTCGGCGGTGTACAGCGCCTGGCTGATGAAATACCACCGGGAGTTGTTGCCGGTCAGCGGCCGCGGTTCGTCGGCAGAAGACGGCGGCCTGGGTTTTGTGCGCCTGCCCACCGAAGTGGAATGGGAGTTCGCCGCGCGCGGTGGCCAAGCGGTGAGCCGTCAGGATCTGGAAGGGCGGCTGTTCCCGCGCCGTGTCGAAGGCAGCGAAAGCGACGGCCCGCTGGGTGATTACGCGGTGTTCAACCAGGTCGCCGGTGGCACCGGGCAGGCGGCGCGGCTGATGCCCATCGGCACCAAATTGCCCAACCCGATCGGTATGTTCGATGTGATCGGCAACGCGGCAGAGATGGTTCAGGAGTCCTTCCAACTGGTGCACGCCGGGCGTCGCCAGGGCACCTATGGCGGCTTTGTGGTCAAGGGCGGCAACTACCTGGAAGGCGAGGGCACGCTGTTCACCGGCATGCGCCGCGAATATCCGCTGTTCGCCGCCGACGGCACCGAGCAAAGCAACGAAACCACCGGTTTTCGTGTGGCGATTGGCGCGCTGTCGGCGCCGCGTTCGCGCTACAAGGAGCTGTTTGCGCAGTGGCAAAAGGAAGGGCGCCTGGCGTCGCTGACGGACGCCATCGATGACGCTCAGGACCCAACCAAGCGCCTGGACAGCATCATCGCCGCCAGCGTCGATCCCAAGCTGCAAGCCGAATTGGGGCTGGTCAACGAAGAGCTCAAGCGCAATGTCTCGCTGATCGCCCAGCAACGCGAAGAAGCGGCGGGCAACCTGATCCAGTCGGCCGCGTTGGTGGCCGAGACCATCAGCAACTACAACATCCGCCTGGCCAACCTGCAGAAGAGCCGCCAACAGTCCCTGGACAACAAGGACCAGGCGAGCGCGCAGTTGTTTGATATGGCCATTGCCAACGGCCGCAGCGCCCTCGACGGCGCGGTGGCGATTTATATCGACAACCTGGCGACCGGCACGCGCTACACCGATGCGGTGATCCAGGCGCAGTTTCAACGGATCAAGGAAGAGTTGGATCGCAAGCCCGTGCTCGGCAAGAGCCTGGTGACGCGCGCGACACTGTTCGTCCGCCATGTCGGCAACTACCGCAAACAACAGCGGGCCGACCCGGCGACGATCTTGAAGGAATTGCTCGCAGCGAGCGGTCAGCGGTCTTGA
- a CDS encoding ABC transporter ATP-binding protein, which yields MLNLSAVHKSRGVGSQRYSLVIPALHLRAGEQLAIVGPSGCGKSTLLDLLALVLAPDQVGCFEFNQQDISGLWRADQQSALAALRSQHLGYVLQTGGLLGFLDVRSNIALSRQLLGLRDDGSVARLAEQLEISDQLAKKPSALSVGQRQRVSCARALAHAPQLVLADEPTASLDPLNAERVMHALLAQAREHHAACVIATHDEPLARASGLQVRRISCRRAADGGVTATLGEAC from the coding sequence ATGCTGAACCTGAGCGCGGTGCACAAGAGCCGGGGCGTCGGGAGCCAGCGCTATAGCCTGGTGATCCCGGCACTGCACCTGCGTGCCGGGGAGCAGTTGGCGATTGTCGGGCCCAGCGGTTGCGGCAAAAGCACCTTGCTGGATCTGCTGGCGTTGGTCTTGGCGCCGGATCAGGTGGGCTGCTTTGAATTCAATCAGCAGGACATTAGCGGGCTGTGGCGTGCCGATCAGCAATCGGCCCTGGCCGCATTGCGCAGCCAGCATCTGGGCTATGTGCTGCAAACCGGCGGCCTGCTGGGTTTTCTCGATGTGCGCAGCAATATCGCCTTGTCCCGGCAACTGCTGGGTTTGAGAGATGACGGTAGCGTGGCGCGCCTGGCCGAACAGCTGGAAATCAGCGACCAGTTGGCGAAGAAGCCCTCGGCCCTGTCGGTGGGCCAGCGCCAGCGTGTGAGTTGCGCCCGGGCTTTGGCCCACGCGCCGCAACTGGTGCTGGCGGATGAACCCACCGCGTCCCTCGACCCCTTGAACGCCGAGCGTGTGATGCACGCCCTGCTGGCCCAGGCTCGTGAGCACCATGCTGCGTGCGTGATCGCCACCCACGATGAACCCCTGGCCCGCGCCAGTGGCTTGCAGGTGCGGCGTATCAGTTGCCGCCGCGCTGCCGACGGCGGCGTCACCGCCACCCTTGGGGAAGCGTGCTGA
- the recG gene encoding ATP-dependent DNA helicase RecG yields MTELSQVSVTALKGVGEAMAEKLAKVGLENLQDVLFHLPLRYQDRTRVVPIGHLRPGQDAVVEGTVSGADVVMGKRRSLVVRLQDGTGGLSLRFYHFSNAQKDGLKRGTRVRCYGEARPGASGLEIYHPEYRAITGDEPPPVDTTLTPIYPLTEGLTQQRLRQLCMQTLTMLGPKSLPDWLPLELARDYQLAPLDDAIRYLHNPPADADVDELALGHHWAQHRLAFEELLTHQLSQQRLRESMRSLRAPAMPKATRLPAQYLANLGFAPTGAQQRVGNEIAYDLSQKEPMLRLIQGDVGAGKTVVAALAALQALEAGYQVALMAPTEILAEQHFITFKRWLEPLGLEVAWLAGKLKGKNRAASLEQIAGGAPMVVGTHALFQDEVQFKNLALVIIDEQHRFGVQQRLALRQKGVGGRMNPHQLIMTATPIPRTLAMSAYADLDTSILDELPPGRTPVNTVLVTDTRRVEVIERVRGACAEGRQAYWVCTLIEESEELTCQAAETTYEDLTSALGELKVGLIHGRMKPAEKAAVMAEFKAGNLQLLVATTVIEVGVDVPNASLMIIENPERLGLAQLHQLRGRVGRGSAASHCVLLYHPPLSQIGRQRLGIMRETNDGFVIAEKDLELRGPGEMLGTRQTGLLQFKVADLMRDADLLPAVRDAAQALLERWPDHVSPLLDRWLRHGQQYGQV; encoded by the coding sequence ATGACTGAGCTGTCGCAGGTGTCGGTGACGGCACTCAAGGGTGTCGGTGAAGCCATGGCCGAGAAACTCGCCAAGGTTGGCCTGGAAAACCTCCAGGACGTGCTGTTCCACCTGCCCCTGCGTTATCAGGACCGCACCCGCGTAGTGCCCATCGGCCATCTACGTCCTGGGCAGGACGCCGTGGTCGAAGGCACCGTCAGCGGCGCCGACGTGGTGATGGGCAAGCGCCGCAGCCTGGTGGTGCGCTTGCAGGATGGCACCGGTGGGCTGAGCCTGCGCTTCTACCATTTCAGCAATGCACAAAAGGACGGCCTCAAGCGCGGCACCCGCGTGCGCTGCTATGGCGAAGCACGGCCCGGCGCCTCGGGCCTGGAGATCTACCACCCGGAATACCGCGCAATTACCGGCGACGAACCGCCACCGGTGGACACCACACTCACGCCGATCTACCCGCTCACCGAAGGCCTGACCCAACAACGCCTGCGCCAGTTGTGCATGCAGACGCTGACGATGCTCGGCCCGAAAAGCCTGCCCGACTGGCTCCCCCTGGAACTGGCCCGCGACTACCAACTGGCGCCGCTGGACGATGCGATTCGCTATCTGCATAACCCGCCCGCCGACGCCGATGTCGACGAACTGGCCTTGGGTCATCACTGGGCCCAACACCGCCTGGCCTTCGAAGAACTGCTGACCCACCAACTGTCCCAGCAACGCCTGCGCGAGAGCATGCGCTCCCTGCGCGCCCCCGCGATGCCCAAGGCCACGCGTCTGCCTGCGCAGTACCTGGCCAACCTCGGCTTTGCGCCGACCGGGGCCCAGCAACGCGTAGGCAATGAAATAGCCTACGACCTCAGCCAGAAAGAACCCATGCTCCGGCTGATCCAGGGCGACGTAGGCGCGGGCAAGACCGTGGTTGCCGCCCTCGCCGCCTTGCAGGCACTGGAAGCCGGTTACCAGGTGGCGCTGATGGCGCCCACCGAGATTCTGGCTGAGCAGCACTTCATCACCTTCAAGCGCTGGCTCGAACCCTTGGGCCTGGAAGTCGCGTGGCTGGCCGGCAAGCTCAAGGGCAAGAACCGCGCAGCGTCCCTGGAACAGATCGCCGGCGGCGCACCGATGGTGGTGGGCACCCATGCGCTGTTCCAGGACGAAGTGCAGTTCAAGAACCTGGCGCTGGTGATCATCGACGAACAGCACCGCTTCGGCGTGCAACAGCGCCTGGCCCTGCGCCAGAAAGGTGTGGGCGGGCGCATGAACCCACACCAGTTGATCATGACCGCCACCCCGATCCCACGCACCCTGGCGATGAGCGCCTACGCCGACCTCGACACCTCGATCCTCGACGAACTGCCGCCCGGCCGGACCCCGGTCAACACCGTGCTGGTCACCGACACACGGCGCGTCGAAGTGATCGAGCGCGTACGCGGGGCCTGCGCCGAAGGGCGCCAGGCCTACTGGGTATGCACGCTGATCGAAGAGTCTGAAGAACTCACCTGCCAGGCCGCCGAGACCACCTATGAAGACCTCACCAGCGCCCTCGGCGAACTCAAGGTCGGGCTGATCCACGGGCGCATGAAGCCCGCCGAAAAAGCCGCCGTCATGGCCGAATTCAAGGCCGGCAACCTGCAACTGCTGGTGGCCACCACCGTGATCGAAGTCGGCGTGGACGTGCCCAACGCCAGCCTGATGATCATCGAGAACCCCGAGCGCCTGGGCCTGGCGCAGCTGCACCAACTGCGCGGCCGCGTGGGCCGGGGCAGCGCCGCCAGCCATTGCGTACTGCTGTATCACCCACCGCTGTCGCAGATCGGCCGCCAGCGCCTGGGTATCATGCGCGAGACCAACGACGGGTTTGTCATCGCCGAGAAAGACCTCGAACTGCGCGGCCCCGGCGAAATGCTCGGCACCCGCCAGACCGGCCTGCTGCAGTTCAAGGTCGCCGACCTGATGCGCGATGCCGACCTGTTGCCCGCCGTGCGCGATGCGGCGCAAGCCCTGCTGGAGCGCTGGCCGGATCACGTCAGCCCGCTGCTCGATCGCTGGCTGCGCCATGGGCAGCAATACGGCCAAGTGTGA
- a CDS encoding ABC transporter permease, with translation MRIPLIASLAWQDYRNDAWLSACSVLALVAVIAPLLVLFGLKFGLVSSLTERLQTDPATREIIPLGGGRFSSGFIEQLGQRSDVAFAVPRTRQIAATAQVGTLTLEMLPTAPGDPLLGALALPHGLDQIVLSHTAAEKLAARPGDLLEARFARQVAGRVEEQRTRVQVVGVLALQAFARDGLFADLGLLEAAEDYRDGRAVPALGWAGDEVTVSEQRVYPAFRLYARNLTDVEPLRIFFAGQNLLVATQANTIAQVQSLSRNLSIVFWVIAGLALAGAFAAIFAGALAAVARKRRELSVLRLLGFSTGALLLFVVVQALYSAGFAAVLSAGLYGLAESALNKLFVQVPGEYASHLLARHYGLALVAVLGVSAVAAACGGWRVARIQASEGIRDV, from the coding sequence ATGCGCATCCCCTTGATCGCTTCTTTGGCCTGGCAGGATTACCGCAACGATGCGTGGCTGTCGGCGTGCTCGGTGCTGGCACTGGTGGCGGTGATCGCGCCGTTGCTGGTGTTATTCGGCCTGAAATTTGGACTGGTTAGCAGTTTGACCGAACGTTTGCAGACCGACCCCGCCACCCGTGAAATTATTCCGCTGGGCGGTGGTCGATTCAGCAGCGGATTTATCGAGCAGCTTGGCCAGCGCAGCGATGTGGCGTTTGCCGTGCCACGCACGCGGCAGATTGCGGCGACGGCGCAGGTGGGTACGTTGACCTTGGAGATGCTGCCGACGGCGCCGGGTGATCCGTTGTTGGGCGCTCTGGCGCTGCCACACGGCCTGGACCAGATCGTGCTGAGCCACACCGCTGCCGAGAAGCTGGCAGCGCGGCCTGGGGACTTGTTGGAAGCCCGCTTCGCCCGCCAAGTCGCGGGACGTGTCGAGGAGCAGCGCACTCGGGTGCAGGTGGTTGGGGTGCTGGCGCTGCAAGCTTTCGCCCGCGACGGGCTGTTCGCTGACCTGGGCTTGTTGGAAGCGGCGGAAGATTATCGCGATGGTCGCGCCGTACCGGCATTGGGTTGGGCGGGCGATGAAGTGACGGTGAGTGAGCAGCGGGTGTACCCGGCGTTTCGTTTGTATGCGCGCAACCTCACCGACGTAGAACCCCTGCGGATATTTTTTGCCGGGCAGAATCTGTTGGTAGCCACCCAGGCGAACACCATCGCCCAGGTGCAGTCGTTGAGCCGCAACCTGTCGATCGTATTCTGGGTGATCGCCGGGCTGGCGTTGGCGGGTGCGTTTGCGGCGATCTTCGCCGGGGCGTTGGCCGCGGTGGCGCGCAAGCGTCGAGAATTGTCGGTGTTGCGCCTGTTGGGCTTTTCTACCGGCGCGCTGTTGCTGTTTGTGGTGGTGCAGGCGCTGTACAGCGCAGGGTTTGCCGCCGTGCTCAGTGCCGGGCTGTATGGCCTGGCCGAGTCAGCGTTGAACAAATTATTTGTGCAGGTGCCGGGCGAGTACGCCAGTCATCTGTTGGCGCGTCACTACGGCCTGGCCCTGGTTGCCGTCCTCGGCGTCAGTGCCGTGGCGGCGGCCTGCGGTGGTTGGCGAGTGGCGCGTATCCAGGCTTCTGAAGGAATCAGAGATGTATAA
- the tagQ gene encoding type VI secretion system-associated lipoprotein TagQ yields MLFSRKAVSKRHLLLIAAGFSTVLTGCATSPASKVASSTKVEYYPNCYEPVQHLRATDSNMTKSVVTGAAIGAAGGALLGALTGDKEKRGRNAAIGAAGGALAGGAAGYYTERQKQVADDNQRIASYAADVNKSASDIDRSTAYAKASQQCYQSAFTKLVSDRKAKTVNDTEGRKRLAEIVSGLKESNDLIVAVNGKAAEDLNNYTQAYEKDLQQVGVQRADVVTVAQADATPVVTPSNKKKGTGTKPPKKPPLPTVPTEAVSTEKTFQTAQTKQDESKKVASAGKAQIEGTCRDPNLADWAPVPCPNV; encoded by the coding sequence ATGCTTTTTTCCCGTAAGGCGGTTTCCAAGCGTCATCTGTTGCTGATTGCCGCCGGCTTCAGCACCGTGCTGACAGGTTGCGCGACGTCGCCGGCCTCCAAGGTCGCGTCCAGCACCAAGGTCGAGTACTACCCCAACTGCTACGAGCCGGTGCAGCACCTGCGTGCCACCGATTCGAACATGACCAAGTCGGTTGTCACCGGTGCGGCCATCGGCGCGGCCGGCGGTGCCCTGCTGGGCGCCCTGACCGGCGACAAGGAAAAGCGCGGCCGTAACGCCGCGATCGGCGCAGCGGGTGGTGCCCTGGCCGGCGGCGCGGCGGGCTACTACACCGAGCGTCAGAAGCAAGTCGCCGATGACAACCAACGCATCGCCTCCTACGCCGCCGATGTGAACAAAAGCGCTTCCGATATCGACCGCAGCACCGCGTACGCCAAAGCGTCGCAACAGTGCTACCAGAGCGCATTCACCAAGCTGGTCTCGGACCGCAAGGCCAAGACCGTCAACGACACCGAAGGCCGCAAGCGCCTGGCGGAAATCGTCTCGGGCTTGAAGGAGTCCAATGACCTGATCGTCGCGGTCAACGGCAAGGCCGCTGAAGACCTGAACAATTACACCCAGGCGTACGAGAAAGACCTGCAACAAGTTGGTGTACAGCGTGCCGACGTGGTCACCGTGGCTCAGGCCGATGCAACGCCTGTCGTGACACCGTCCAACAAGAAGAAGGGCACAGGTACCAAGCCGCCGAAGAAGCCACCGCTGCCAACCGTACCGACCGAAGCGGTTTCCACCGAGAAAACCTTCCAGACCGCCCAGACCAAGCAAGATGAAAGCAAGAAGGTCGCCAGCGCCGGCAAGGCTCAGATCGAAGGCACCTGCCGCGATCCAAACCTGGCCGACTGGGCGCCGGTACCTTGCCCTAACGTTTAA
- a CDS encoding aminoacyl-tRNA deacylase and HDOD domain-containing protein, translating to MSEVALATAPLTAPPVIRALLAKLAIPYTEVAEQPGLNPARKVQAVLLEDAVGALMVLFPQNQLLDLNRLAELTGRRLIAVSPDRVRRMLDKHDLSLLPGLPALTSSPCLYEGSLLDEPNLLVHSGEAGLLLEIASDAFKTMLTKASAAHFGEPLSNIRPNLDRPNDDREEITQAMQAFTARRIQQRLEATIEIPPLADTAQKIIKLRVDPNATIDDITGVVETDPALAAQVVSWAASPYYASPGKIRSVEDAIVRVLGFDLVINLALGLALGKTLSLPKDHPHQATPYWHQSIYTAAVIEGLTRAMPRAQRPEAGLTYLAGLLHNFGYLLLAHVFPPHFSLICRHLEVNPHLCHSYVEQHLLGISREQIGAWLMRYWDMPDELSTALRFQHDPTYDGQYAEYPNLVCLAVRLLRSRGIGSGPDETIPDELLERLGLSRDKAEEVVGKVLDAEVLLRELASQFSQG from the coding sequence ATGTCAGAAGTTGCCCTCGCCACAGCCCCGCTGACCGCTCCACCGGTTATTCGGGCGCTGCTCGCAAAGCTCGCCATCCCCTACACGGAAGTCGCAGAACAACCGGGCCTGAATCCTGCGCGAAAGGTGCAGGCCGTGCTGCTGGAAGATGCGGTGGGCGCACTGATGGTGCTGTTCCCGCAAAACCAACTGCTCGACCTCAACCGCCTTGCCGAACTCACCGGTCGCCGCCTCATCGCCGTGTCGCCGGATCGCGTCCGGCGCATGCTGGACAAGCATGACCTGAGCCTGCTGCCAGGCCTGCCCGCGCTCACCAGTTCGCCATGCCTGTACGAGGGCAGCCTGCTCGACGAGCCTAACCTGCTGGTGCATTCGGGCGAAGCCGGGTTGCTGCTGGAGATCGCCAGCGACGCTTTCAAGACCATGCTCACCAAGGCCAGCGCCGCGCACTTCGGCGAGCCGCTGAGCAACATCCGCCCGAACCTCGACCGGCCCAATGATGACCGCGAGGAAATCACCCAGGCCATGCAGGCGTTCACCGCCCGCCGCATCCAGCAGCGCCTGGAAGCGACCATCGAGATTCCACCGCTGGCCGACACCGCGCAGAAGATCATCAAACTGCGTGTCGACCCCAACGCCACCATCGATGACATCACCGGTGTGGTCGAAACCGACCCGGCCCTGGCGGCCCAAGTGGTGAGCTGGGCGGCATCGCCGTACTACGCCTCACCGGGTAAAATCCGCTCAGTGGAAGACGCAATAGTGCGCGTGCTGGGTTTTGATCTGGTGATCAACCTGGCGCTGGGCCTGGCCTTGGGCAAGACCTTGAGCCTGCCCAAGGACCACCCGCACCAAGCCACGCCGTACTGGCACCAGTCGATCTACACCGCCGCCGTGATCGAAGGCCTGACCCGCGCCATGCCCCGCGCACAGCGCCCCGAAGCTGGCCTGACCTACCTGGCCGGCTTGCTGCACAACTTCGGCTATCTGCTGCTGGCCCACGTGTTCCCGCCGCACTTCTCGCTGATCTGCCGCCACCTGGAGGTCAACCCGCACCTGTGCCACAGCTACGTGGAACAGCACCTGCTGGGCATCAGCCGTGAACAGATCGGCGCCTGGCTGATGCGCTACTGGGACATGCCCGACGAACTGTCCACCGCCCTGCGCTTTCAGCACGACCCGACCTACGACGGCCAATACGCCGAATACCCGAACCTGGTGTGTTTGGCCGTGCGCCTGCTGCGTAGCCGCGGGATTGGCTCCGGGCCGGATGAAACCATCCCGGACGAACTGCTTGAGCGCTTGGGTTTGAGCCGCGACAAGGCTGAGGAAGTCGTCGGTAAAGTGCTGGACGCCGAAGTGCTGTTGCGTGAGCTGGCTTCTCAGTTCAGCCAGGGCTGA